The proteins below come from a single Iocasia fonsfrigidae genomic window:
- a CDS encoding NADH-dependent [FeFe] hydrogenase, group A6, with product MSKITLTIDEQEIQVEEGTTILEAAREVGIDIPTLCYHPDLTLHGSCRVCVVENLDNDSLVASCVTPAADGMNLSTRSARARRARGRNVKLLLANHPNDCLGCDRNGTCELQDIVYKMGIRREEIEPLEGEKRNLPLDDRGPALKRDPNKCILCGRCVRVCEEVQGVSALQFSKRGFDSVVTTAFDLPQSEINCANCGQCATVCPVGAITEVSEIDKVWHALEDPDKHVIVQTAPAIQATIGEEFGLEAGTVVTGKLVNALRKLGFDRVFSTEFSADLTIMEEGYEFLDKVENNKPLPHITSCCPGWIKYAEHNYADLLDNVSTAKSPQQMFSPLVKTYYAEKSDIDPANIYTVSVMPCTAKKFEKDREEMVDSGYKDTDAVLTTRELARMIKEVGIDFNNLADDEYDELMGKSTGAGTIFGTTGGVTEAALRTVKEKLTGEPLERLNLGIRGIKEAEVEIGDLVVNVAVASGLGNAAKLLDEVRAGNSKYHWIEIMACPHGCVGGGGQPLPVNNEKKDKRAEGLASIDKNKYVRKSHENPMVQKLYDDFLGEPLADKSHKLLHTHFKARAKN from the coding sequence ATGAGTAAAATAACATTAACTATAGATGAACAGGAGATTCAGGTCGAAGAAGGTACTACCATTCTGGAAGCGGCCCGCGAAGTAGGTATTGATATACCAACCCTGTGTTATCATCCTGATTTAACCCTTCACGGTTCCTGCCGTGTTTGTGTGGTAGAAAATCTTGATAACGACAGCCTGGTAGCTTCATGTGTCACTCCGGCTGCTGATGGAATGAACTTAAGTACCCGTAGTGCCCGGGCCAGAAGGGCCAGGGGCCGGAATGTTAAATTGTTGTTAGCTAACCATCCCAATGACTGTCTGGGCTGTGACAGGAATGGAACTTGTGAACTGCAGGATATAGTCTATAAAATGGGGATTAGACGTGAAGAAATTGAACCTTTAGAAGGTGAAAAAAGGAATCTTCCTTTAGATGATAGGGGGCCTGCTTTAAAGAGGGATCCCAACAAATGTATTCTCTGTGGGCGCTGTGTTCGTGTCTGTGAAGAGGTTCAAGGGGTTTCTGCCCTACAATTTAGTAAACGTGGTTTTGATTCAGTTGTTACGACAGCTTTTGATCTACCACAGAGTGAAATTAACTGTGCTAACTGTGGTCAATGTGCCACGGTTTGTCCTGTAGGGGCTATCACAGAAGTAAGTGAAATAGATAAGGTCTGGCATGCCCTGGAAGACCCGGATAAACATGTCATAGTACAGACTGCCCCAGCTATTCAGGCTACTATTGGTGAGGAGTTTGGGCTGGAAGCAGGGACAGTAGTTACTGGCAAATTAGTTAATGCCCTGCGTAAACTCGGTTTTGACAGGGTCTTTTCAACTGAATTTAGTGCTGATCTGACAATTATGGAAGAGGGTTATGAATTCCTTGATAAGGTTGAAAATAATAAACCATTGCCCCATATTACTTCCTGTTGTCCGGGATGGATTAAATATGCTGAACACAATTATGCTGATTTGCTGGATAATGTTTCTACTGCTAAGTCACCACAGCAAATGTTTTCACCACTGGTTAAGACCTATTATGCAGAGAAATCTGATATAGACCCAGCCAATATATATACTGTTTCAGTAATGCCCTGTACTGCCAAGAAGTTTGAAAAAGACAGGGAAGAGATGGTTGATAGTGGTTATAAAGATACAGATGCAGTTCTGACTACCAGAGAGCTGGCCAGAATGATTAAAGAAGTTGGTATTGACTTTAATAATCTGGCAGATGATGAATATGATGAACTGATGGGTAAGTCAACAGGGGCTGGTACTATCTTTGGTACTACTGGTGGTGTAACTGAAGCCGCTTTAAGGACAGTTAAAGAGAAATTGACTGGTGAACCACTGGAACGTCTTAATCTTGGAATTCGTGGTATTAAAGAGGCGGAGGTTGAGATTGGTGATCTGGTAGTAAATGTTGCTGTAGCCAGTGGCCTTGGTAATGCTGCTAAACTCCTGGATGAAGTCAGGGCAGGCAATTCGAAATATCACTGGATAGAAATAATGGCCTGTCCTCATGGTTGTGTTGGTGGTGGCGGTCAGCCCTTGCCTGTTAATAATGAGAAAAAGGATAAACGGGCTGAAGGCCTTGCCAGTATAGATAAAAACAAGTATGTCCGTAAATCACATGAAAACCCTATGGTTCAGAAGTTATATGATGACTTCCTGGGGGAACCACTTGCTGATAAATCACACAAATTGCTGCATACACATTTTAAAGCACGTGCTAAGAACTAG
- a CDS encoding NUDIX hydrolase: protein MYQYNFCPVCGKGLSEDVIDHKMRKYCTSCGFVHYLNPRSSVGAVAVRDGKILLVKRGVEPGKGLWSPPSGFIDPGETAEQACLRELEEETGLTGRIVELLGVYTQDARVYGPVLIVMYLVNNLQGELKAADDAADVRFVEINDAVDFSFSCFNKALKKAKENLGL from the coding sequence TTGTATCAATATAATTTTTGTCCGGTATGTGGTAAAGGTCTTAGTGAAGATGTGATTGATCATAAGATGAGGAAATACTGCACTTCCTGTGGTTTTGTTCATTACCTTAATCCAAGGTCATCGGTGGGTGCGGTTGCCGTTAGAGATGGCAAAATACTCCTTGTCAAGAGAGGTGTTGAGCCTGGTAAAGGTTTATGGTCTCCTCCCTCTGGTTTTATTGATCCAGGTGAAACAGCTGAGCAGGCCTGTCTGCGTGAGCTGGAGGAAGAAACAGGATTAACAGGGAGAATAGTTGAACTGCTGGGGGTTTATACCCAGGATGCCAGGGTTTATGGTCCAGTGTTGATTGTAATGTATCTAGTTAATAATCTGCAGGGAGAGTTAAAGGCAGCTGATGACGCTGCTGATGTACGGTTTGTTGAGATTAACGATGCTGTTGATTTTAGCTTTAGTTGTTTTAACAAGGCTTTAAAAAAAGCAAAAGAAAACCTGGGGCTTTAA
- a CDS encoding (2Fe-2S) ferredoxin domain-containing protein, which translates to MKSLEELRELRSKVQKDLEMRSNSERPKIIIGMGTCGIAAGARKILKAVMKEIDKRGLDVIVTQTGCIGMCEKEPLLDVKMPGKDRVTYGNLTPADVKMIIVEHVINGNVVEDLAIARFDEGGN; encoded by the coding sequence ATGAAATCTCTGGAAGAATTAAGAGAATTAAGAAGTAAGGTTCAGAAGGATTTAGAGATGAGGAGTAATAGTGAGCGCCCCAAGATTATTATTGGGATGGGCACCTGTGGTATTGCGGCCGGAGCCCGTAAGATATTAAAGGCAGTCATGAAGGAGATTGATAAAAGGGGTTTGGATGTAATTGTTACCCAGACTGGCTGTATTGGTATGTGTGAGAAGGAACCACTGCTTGATGTTAAAATGCCTGGGAAGGATAGGGTTACTTATGGTAACCTTACACCGGCTGATGTTAAAATGATTATTGTTGAACATGTGATAAATGGTAATGTTGTAGAAGATTTAGCAATAGCACGTTTTGATGAAGGAGGTAATTAG
- a CDS encoding [Fe-Fe] hydrogenase large subunit C-terminal domain-containing protein: protein MIQQHSVLLKEELCEGCTNCVKDCPTKAIRVHQGKATIKEELCIDCAECIRTCAYHAKYTRTDSIEDIADYDYPVALVPPSFYGQFIDYSPGQVIKGLYKLGFKGVYDVAMAAEALTYKTIDFLKNTKELYISSSCPVVVRLIKLLYPELIDQLIPFKPPTELMAQSVRKELLDSGLSEQKLGIFLVTPCPGKTSTVHNPLGVDRSFIDKAIPVDKVYHSLLEVMDKKNSESEGKKGLTPYLGIKWGQSGGEVDLIKPAILNKTIAVSGIHNVKDILEEISRNNITDIRYCELSACTGGCVGGVLNVINPFQAKYNLKKLAEEHNKAVNQDYCLYSYQLSSEFKPVEVARLDSDIEKAMEKLAQLEKEIDLLPGLDCAACGAPDCQTLAEDIVTGKAKRSDCIFILREQVEDLADQMSELAHSIPPIMRKKRREEKAGTQKEVLKGENNKNESK from the coding sequence ATGATTCAGCAGCATTCAGTTTTACTCAAAGAGGAATTATGTGAAGGGTGTACTAACTGTGTAAAGGATTGTCCTACCAAGGCTATCAGGGTACATCAGGGTAAGGCTACGATTAAAGAAGAATTATGTATCGACTGTGCAGAATGTATAAGAACCTGTGCCTATCATGCGAAATATACCAGGACTGATTCTATAGAAGATATTGCTGATTATGATTACCCGGTTGCTTTAGTCCCCCCCAGTTTCTATGGTCAATTTATTGATTATTCACCAGGCCAGGTTATTAAGGGTCTATATAAACTCGGTTTTAAGGGTGTTTATGATGTTGCTATGGCAGCAGAGGCCTTGACATATAAGACTATTGATTTTTTAAAAAATACTAAGGAATTATATATATCTTCCTCATGTCCTGTTGTTGTGAGGTTAATTAAACTCTTATATCCGGAGCTTATTGACCAGCTGATTCCTTTTAAACCACCTACAGAATTAATGGCCCAGAGCGTGAGGAAGGAGTTGTTGGACAGTGGTCTTAGTGAGCAGAAACTGGGTATTTTCTTGGTAACCCCCTGCCCAGGTAAGACTTCAACTGTTCATAATCCCCTGGGTGTGGACAGGAGTTTTATTGATAAGGCAATTCCTGTTGATAAGGTTTATCATAGTTTACTGGAAGTGATGGATAAAAAGAACAGTGAGAGTGAAGGAAAAAAAGGCCTTACCCCCTATCTGGGGATTAAATGGGGCCAGAGTGGTGGGGAAGTAGATCTTATTAAACCCGCTATCTTAAATAAAACCATTGCTGTGTCAGGCATTCATAATGTTAAGGATATACTTGAAGAGATATCTCGTAATAATATTACAGATATCAGGTATTGTGAGCTTTCCGCCTGTACAGGGGGGTGTGTAGGTGGGGTGCTTAATGTAATAAATCCATTTCAGGCTAAATATAATCTAAAAAAACTGGCAGAAGAGCATAATAAGGCGGTTAATCAGGATTATTGTCTTTATAGTTATCAACTGTCAAGTGAGTTTAAACCAGTAGAAGTAGCTAGACTTGATAGTGATATCGAAAAGGCCATGGAAAAACTGGCACAGCTGGAGAAAGAGATAGATTTATTACCCGGCTTAGATTGTGCTGCCTGTGGGGCGCCTGACTGCCAAACCCTGGCTGAGGATATAGTTACTGGTAAGGCTAAACGCAGTGATTGTATCTTTATACTCAGGGAGCAGGTGGAGGATCTGGCTGATCAGATGTCTGAACTGGCCCATTCCATACCACCGATTATGAGAAAAAAAAGGCGTGAAGAAAAGGCTGGTACCCAAAAGGAAGTTTTGAAAGGGGAGAATAATAAAAATGAGAGTAAATGA
- a CDS encoding PFL family protein: MLSPYEIMETIRMIEKEKLDIRTITMGISLRDCVDPDIKRLSTKIYDKIIKYAGRLVEVGEEIELEYGIPIINKRISVTPVSLIAEALDAAEEDYLRIARTLDQAARETGVDFLGGYSALVHKGYTSGDHRLINSIPTALKETELVCSSVNVATTRAGINMDAVRQMGQVIKETADLTAVQDGLGCAKLVVFANVPEDNPFMAGAFHGIGEGESVINVGISGPGTVKSALEGVKGEPFDVVAETVKKTAFKITRMGQLVAREASKRLGVPFGIVDLSLAPTPAVGDSVARILEEMGVGRCGAPGTTAALALLNDAVKKGGVMASSHVGGLSGAFIPVSEDAGMIEAVEIGALNIEKLEAMTCVCSVGLDMIAVPGKTTAETISAIIADEVAIGVINNKTTAVRIIPAPGKKVGESVEFGGLLGKAPVMAISNFPSTSFIERGGRIPAPLHSLRN; the protein is encoded by the coding sequence ATGTTAAGCCCATATGAAATAATGGAAACAATCAGGATGATAGAAAAAGAGAAACTGGATATCAGGACTATTACTATGGGGATATCATTACGTGATTGTGTTGACCCTGATATTAAACGTTTGTCTACGAAGATATATGATAAAATTATTAAATATGCTGGTAGATTGGTAGAAGTAGGGGAAGAGATTGAACTGGAATATGGGATACCGATTATAAATAAGCGGATCTCTGTTACCCCAGTATCATTAATTGCTGAAGCCCTTGATGCAGCTGAGGAAGATTACTTAAGGATAGCCAGGACACTTGATCAGGCAGCCCGGGAGACAGGAGTAGATTTCCTTGGAGGATATTCTGCTCTGGTACACAAGGGCTATACCAGTGGGGATCACAGATTAATTAACTCAATTCCTACTGCTTTAAAAGAGACAGAGCTGGTCTGTTCTTCGGTAAATGTAGCTACCACCAGGGCCGGTATTAATATGGATGCTGTCCGGCAGATGGGTCAGGTTATTAAAGAAACAGCTGATTTAACTGCAGTACAGGATGGCCTGGGCTGTGCTAAACTGGTAGTTTTTGCTAATGTGCCGGAGGATAATCCCTTTATGGCTGGTGCCTTTCACGGGATAGGTGAAGGGGAGTCTGTGATAAATGTGGGCATTAGTGGTCCTGGTACTGTGAAATCGGCCCTGGAAGGGGTTAAGGGTGAGCCTTTTGATGTGGTAGCTGAAACAGTTAAAAAGACTGCTTTTAAGATTACCAGGATGGGTCAACTGGTAGCCAGGGAGGCCTCTAAAAGATTAGGTGTTCCTTTTGGTATTGTTGACCTATCACTGGCGCCAACACCTGCTGTGGGGGATAGTGTGGCCCGGATTCTGGAAGAAATGGGGGTTGGAAGGTGTGGTGCACCAGGTACAACAGCTGCCCTGGCTCTTCTAAATGATGCTGTAAAAAAGGGTGGTGTAATGGCATCCTCCCATGTTGGTGGATTAAGTGGGGCTTTTATACCGGTGAGTGAAGATGCGGGTATGATAGAAGCGGTAGAAATAGGTGCCTTAAACATAGAGAAACTGGAGGCAATGACCTGTGTCTGTTCAGTAGGACTTGATATGATTGCTGTACCAGGTAAGACAACAGCAGAGACTATTTCAGCTATTATTGCAGATGAGGTTGCTATTGGTGTTATAAATAATAAAACCACTGCAGTTAGAATAATTCCTGCTCCAGGCAAAAAGGTTGGTGAGAGTGTAGAGTTTGGTGGTTTATTAGGTAAAGCACCAGTAATGGCTATCAGCAATTTCCCTAGTACTAGTTTTATAGAGCGGGGAGGAAGAATCCCGGCTCCTCTGCATAGCCTGCGGAATTAA
- a CDS encoding PHP domain-containing protein: protein MRCFKADLHIHSCLSPCADIIMTAGNIIKKAVEQGLDIIAITDHNSARNVAAAVEIAAGSPLEVIPGMEVESAEGVHLLCFFDQLEQLITWQEEVYQSLPDMLNDEEYFGYQIITDQEDEFIAKEERLLATAVKMRIEDIVKKITCLGGLVIPSHIDRPYNSMLANLGFIPPEMEISILEISKHVSEKEIKERFPFIKEYSLISSSDSHYLIDIKPMMEFYMEEVSLPEIKLAVLGRNGRKSRIIK from the coding sequence ATGCGCTGTTTTAAGGCTGACCTCCATATTCATAGCTGTTTATCACCCTGTGCTGATATTATTATGACAGCAGGGAATATTATTAAGAAGGCTGTTGAGCAGGGGCTGGATATTATTGCTATAACTGACCATAATTCGGCCAGAAATGTGGCCGCGGCAGTAGAGATAGCAGCCGGGAGTCCACTTGAAGTTATACCAGGGATGGAGGTTGAGAGTGCAGAGGGGGTACATCTGCTGTGTTTCTTTGACCAGCTTGAACAGTTAATTACCTGGCAGGAAGAGGTTTATCAGTCATTGCCAGATATGTTGAATGATGAAGAGTATTTTGGTTATCAGATAATAACTGATCAGGAAGATGAGTTTATTGCTAAAGAAGAAAGACTGCTAGCCACAGCAGTAAAAATGCGCATTGAAGATATTGTTAAAAAAATAACATGCCTTGGTGGTCTGGTAATTCCCTCACATATCGACAGGCCTTATAATAGTATGCTGGCTAATCTGGGGTTTATACCACCTGAAATGGAAATATCTATTCTGGAGATTTCAAAACATGTTTCAGAAAAGGAAATCAAGGAGAGGTTTCCCTTTATTAAGGAATATTCTTTGATAAGTAGTTCTGACAGCCATTATTTGATAGACATTAAACCTATGATGGAGTTTTATATGGAGGAAGTATCTCTGCCAGAGATTAAACTGGCTGTTCTGGGAAGAAATGGACGGAAGTCAAGGATTATAAAATAA
- a CDS encoding ATP-binding protein — translation MEEHAILEKEIDKGDFSRGGEASSELKALLRKLGINNTIIRRAAIVTYELEMNIIIHSEGGNIKAAVSSDEIFIYIDDEGPGIEDLEKAFQPGYSTASDEVREMGFGAGMGLVNVKNYSDQLEIDTAPGEGTSIKVVIAIK, via the coding sequence GTGGAGGAACATGCTATTCTAGAAAAGGAAATTGATAAGGGGGATTTTTCCCGCGGGGGTGAGGCCTCAAGTGAGTTAAAGGCTTTATTAAGGAAACTGGGCATAAATAATACTATAATTCGCCGGGCTGCTATTGTTACCTATGAACTGGAGATGAATATTATCATTCATTCTGAGGGGGGAAATATCAAGGCAGCGGTTTCTTCTGATGAAATTTTTATTTATATTGATGATGAGGGGCCTGGTATTGAGGATTTAGAGAAGGCTTTTCAACCTGGATATTCAACAGCCAGTGATGAAGTGAGGGAAATGGGTTTTGGAGCTGGCATGGGTCTGGTTAATGTTAAAAACTATTCAGATCAGTTGGAGATTGATACTGCTCCAGGTGAAGGGACCAGTATCAAGGTGGTAATAGCTATTAAATAA
- the nuoE gene encoding NADH-quinone oxidoreductase subunit NuoE produces the protein MACSCGGGKESLNKYLAPLREILEGYEKDEKYLIPILQDAQDEYGYLPEDVLKEIATFLDMSLSQVYGVVTFYTQFHLEPRGKNVLRVCMGTACHVRGGAEVLQAVQDELGIENGETTEDLKFTLETVACIGACGLAPVMMINDDTHGRLTPEKVKDILKEYI, from the coding sequence ATGGCATGTAGTTGTGGAGGAGGAAAGGAAAGCTTAAATAAGTATCTGGCTCCATTGAGGGAAATACTTGAGGGTTATGAAAAGGATGAAAAATACCTAATTCCCATTCTGCAGGATGCTCAGGATGAGTATGGTTATTTGCCAGAGGATGTTCTAAAAGAGATAGCCACTTTCCTTGATATGTCTTTAAGCCAGGTCTATGGTGTTGTTACCTTTTATACACAGTTCCACCTGGAACCAAGGGGTAAGAATGTACTGAGAGTCTGTATGGGTACAGCCTGTCATGTCCGTGGCGGGGCAGAGGTTCTTCAGGCAGTACAGGATGAACTGGGTATAGAAAATGGAGAGACTACTGAAGACCTGAAATTTACTCTGGAAACAGTTGCCTGTATAGGGGCCTGCGGTTTAGCACCTGTAATGATGATTAATGATGATACACATGGGCGGCTGACACCAGAAAAAGTTAAAGACATTTTAAAAGAGTATATCTAA
- a CDS encoding ACT domain-containing protein produces MKAIITVIGEDKVGIIAKVSSLLASTNVNILDISQTVLQDYFTMMMLVDISGLNIPQDELNEELDRVGKELGLSIKLQHEDIFRSMHRI; encoded by the coding sequence ATGAAGGCGATAATTACAGTTATTGGTGAAGATAAAGTTGGCATAATTGCTAAAGTAAGTAGTTTGCTGGCTAGTACTAATGTTAATATTTTGGATATTAGTCAGACTGTTTTACAGGATTATTTTACAATGATGATGCTTGTTGATATTTCAGGACTCAACATCCCTCAGGATGAATTAAATGAAGAACTTGACAGGGTTGGAAAGGAACTGGGTTTGTCGATAAAACTACAGCATGAAGATATATTTAGGTCAATGCACCGTATCTAA
- a CDS encoding DRTGG domain-containing protein, whose translation MRVNEIVDKLGLEVIAADSLAREVSGAYIGDLLSNVMARAEEGNLWLTIQGHQNVVAVALLADVAAVIVVEGMTVEDAAVARAEEKGVNILRSELSAYELAVKLVKMGIE comes from the coding sequence ATGAGAGTAAATGAAATTGTCGATAAGCTGGGACTGGAGGTCATTGCTGCTGACTCCCTTGCTAGGGAGGTTAGTGGTGCTTATATAGGGGATCTCTTGAGTAATGTGATGGCCAGGGCTGAAGAAGGTAACCTCTGGCTTACTATCCAGGGCCACCAGAATGTTGTAGCTGTAGCCCTGCTGGCAGATGTGGCTGCTGTTATTGTAGTTGAGGGTATGACCGTAGAGGATGCTGCTGTAGCGAGGGCTGAGGAGAAGGGTGTGAATATACTACGTAGTGAGCTTTCTGCCTATGAACTGGCTGTTAAACTGGTCAAGATGGGTATAGAATAA
- a CDS encoding ATP-binding protein, which yields MRELSLHILDIVQNSIAADADLIKLIIREDIAKNLLIIVIEDNGKGIESEDISRVVDPFVTSRKTREVGLGLSLFREASRRSKGDMKIESEPGKGTRITAYFEYNNIDRVPLGDIVGTIVALITTNPEIDFIYRHVYEGREFVFSTEEIKAELGDVSINEYPVLNWIEKNLNEELRDLYGGDL from the coding sequence ATGAGGGAATTATCACTGCATATTCTTGATATAGTACAGAATTCAATTGCAGCTGATGCTGACTTAATTAAACTAATTATTAGAGAAGATATAGCTAAAAATCTGTTAATAATTGTGATAGAGGATAATGGAAAAGGTATAGAGTCAGAGGACATCAGTAGAGTAGTTGACCCTTTTGTTACTTCGCGAAAGACCAGGGAAGTTGGTCTCGGCCTATCACTGTTTAGGGAGGCCAGTAGGAGATCCAAGGGGGATATGAAGATAGAGTCAGAACCGGGTAAAGGCACCAGGATTACTGCTTACTTTGAATATAACAATATTGACCGCGTCCCACTGGGTGATATTGTAGGAACGATTGTTGCCCTGATTACAACTAATCCGGAGATAGATTTTATTTATCGGCATGTTTATGAGGGGCGGGAATTTGTATTTAGTACTGAGGAGATTAAGGCTGAATTAGGGGATGTTTCGATTAATGAATACCCTGTTTTAAATTGGATAGAAAAGAATCTTAATGAAGAATTAAGAGACCTGTATGGAGGTGACTTATAA
- the nuoF gene encoding NADH-quinone oxidoreductase subunit NuoF, protein MDQSIYRSHVLICTGTGCVSSGSKKIKTVLEDELAEHDLSKEIKIVETGCHGFCEKGPIMIVYPEGVFYCQLKEEDVAEIVEEHFLKGRIVDRLLFKEPISEESIPAYQDIEFYKKQRRIVLSNCGRIDPESIEEYIASGGYEAAGKAITEMTPEEVIQEVKDSGLRGRGGGGFPTGLKWDFTRKAAGDKKYIICNADEGDPGAFMDRSLLEGDPHAVIEGMIIAAYAIGADEGYVYVRAEYPLAITRLQKAIEQAEELGLLGDNLFGSDFSFDLHIKKGAGAFVCGEETALMASIEGKRGMPRPKPPFPANKGLWGKPTNINNVETFGNVPYIINEGAEAFSSVGTENSSGTKVFALTGKINNTGLVEVPMGITLREIVFDIGGGLTSGKKFKAVQTGGPSGGCITSDYLDLPIDYDSLKEIGAMMGSGGMVVMDEGTCMVDVAKFFLDFTQSESCGKCTPCREGTKRMLEILNRICEGEGKEGDIELLLELGEHIKDTALCGLGQTAPNPVLSTIKYFRNEYEAHIKDKKCPAGVCQGLAAAYVIDEETCVGCGMCAKVCPVDAISGKPKESYQIDGDICISCGACAQKCPVDAISQG, encoded by the coding sequence ATGGACCAGTCTATTTATCGTTCCCATGTATTAATCTGTACTGGTACAGGTTGTGTTTCTTCTGGTTCTAAAAAGATAAAAACAGTATTGGAAGATGAGCTGGCAGAGCATGATCTAAGTAAAGAAATAAAGATAGTTGAGACAGGGTGTCATGGATTCTGTGAAAAGGGACCAATTATGATTGTTTACCCGGAAGGGGTCTTTTACTGTCAGCTTAAGGAAGAGGATGTAGCTGAAATAGTTGAAGAGCATTTCTTAAAGGGTAGAATTGTTGATAGATTATTATTTAAAGAACCGATCAGTGAAGAGAGTATTCCAGCATATCAGGATATAGAATTCTATAAAAAACAAAGAAGGATAGTATTATCTAATTGTGGTCGAATAGACCCGGAGAGTATTGAAGAATATATTGCCAGCGGTGGCTATGAAGCAGCGGGTAAGGCGATTACAGAAATGACCCCAGAAGAGGTTATTCAGGAGGTTAAAGACTCCGGCCTTCGCGGACGTGGTGGAGGGGGGTTCCCAACAGGTTTAAAATGGGATTTTACCAGGAAAGCAGCTGGTGATAAAAAGTATATTATCTGTAACGCTGATGAGGGTGACCCAGGTGCTTTTATGGACCGCAGTCTGCTGGAAGGTGACCCCCATGCAGTGATCGAAGGGATGATTATTGCTGCTTATGCTATTGGGGCTGATGAAGGTTATGTCTATGTAAGAGCCGAGTACCCACTGGCAATTACCAGGCTGCAAAAGGCGATTGAACAGGCTGAAGAACTAGGCTTGCTGGGTGATAATCTCTTTGGCAGTGATTTTAGTTTTGACCTTCATATTAAGAAAGGAGCCGGGGCCTTTGTCTGTGGCGAAGAGACTGCCTTAATGGCTTCTATTGAAGGTAAAAGGGGTATGCCCAGGCCGAAACCACCGTTCCCTGCTAATAAAGGCTTATGGGGTAAACCAACCAATATTAATAATGTTGAGACCTTTGGAAATGTCCCTTACATTATTAATGAAGGTGCAGAGGCTTTTAGTAGTGTAGGGACAGAAAATAGTTCAGGAACCAAGGTTTTTGCCCTGACTGGTAAGATTAATAATACTGGTCTTGTGGAGGTTCCGATGGGAATTACTTTACGTGAGATTGTTTTTGATATTGGTGGTGGGTTAACATCTGGTAAGAAGTTTAAGGCTGTTCAGACTGGTGGACCTTCAGGTGGCTGTATTACTTCTGATTACCTTGATCTCCCTATTGATTATGATTCTTTAAAAGAGATTGGGGCTATGATGGGTTCAGGTGGTATGGTGGTAATGGATGAAGGGACCTGTATGGTTGATGTTGCTAAATTCTTCCTTGATTTTACCCAGAGTGAGTCCTGTGGGAAATGTACTCCCTGTCGTGAAGGTACTAAAAGAATGTTGGAAATTTTAAACAGAATCTGTGAAGGTGAGGGTAAAGAGGGGGATATCGAATTACTCCTGGAGTTGGGTGAGCATATTAAGGATACAGCCCTATGTGGGCTGGGACAGACTGCCCCTAATCCGGTGTTGAGTACAATTAAGTACTTCCGTAATGAATATGAAGCCCATATTAAGGACAAAAAATGTCCTGCTGGTGTCTGTCAGGGGCTAGCTGCTGCCTATGTAATTGATGAAGAGACCTGTGTAGGTTGTGGAATGTGTGCTAAGGTCTGTCCAGTAGATGCTATTTCGGGCAAACCAAAAGAGAGTTATCAGATCGATGGTGATATCTGTATTTCCTGTGGTGCCTGTGCCCAGAAATGTCCAGTAGATGCTATTTCCCAGGGTTAA